In Cyanobacterium sp. T60_A2020_053, the genomic stretch AAAATTTAAAAACAAGGGTGAATTAGTTAATGTAAATTAAATGCGTCTTAGCTTATTATCGTCATCAAGTTACTCGTGGTCTTTCTGTAACACCTTATGTAATATGGATTACTGCCCCTAACCAAGATGCTGATAATTCTGGTTTGGTAATTGGTGGTTTTCGGACAATTTTTGGTTTTTAGAAGTTTTTATGTCTTCTCACGAAGCCAAGATACTTTTTTGTATATTACTGATCAATATTGATGGTTTATTTAGGGTAAATTTTGCG encodes the following:
- a CDS encoding carbohydrate porin; amino-acid sequence: MKCVLAYYRHQVTRGLSVTPYVIWITAPNQDADNSGLVIGGFRTIFGF